AAGTAAGTGGCGTTGGGCATTGCCCACCGGCTCATGGTTTTGCCGATGCACTACCCTACTGCTCCCCTGCCTCTTGTAACTGACAGTATGATTCGCTAGTTATGTATAGAAACTAATGTCAATATGAATTGAATCCCATCAGATAAGTTTACATCTGCTCTGCGTGGTAGATTTGCAAGTTTGATTTCTGTCTCCAGGTTTATGAATTATTAACAGACAGTGCTTATAGTTAAATTCTTAGGTGAGGCTACACCTAGTCGCGCAAGTGAGGCTAACAATCATGTCATACAAATATTTGCATTGTTTCTCAATTTGTGGTTTGTGCAATCGCAAGTACCATTCTGAATAATTCTCTTTGCACAGTTTCCCCGTTTAAAATCCCTTGAATAGCACCGAAAATTTTGGCTTATTAAAGTAAAAAGCCTTTGAAAGTATGGATTTTTATCTTAATAAATTAAATTTTGGCTATTAGCTTTAGCAATCTGTCAAACTTGAATTGATAGTGATGAATTTAGTCTTTTTGACAAAACCTCAAAACTAAGTTGATAAATAACCAGAATTAAGCACAAAAAGATTCATTGCTGTACTTGTGTGAAATACATCAACTGTAGAGGGAAAAAGATTTTATTACATCAACATATTCTGTTGTGAGTAATTCCACGCAATTTTAAAACATTTTATTGGCAATAGGATTCTACTTGCCTACTATATCTTTGTCGTTACTAAAGCTTTCTGCCTGGAGTAATGATTACTATATAAGCATACTCTTCTTTAAGAAACTGTGTTTTCCAGATTAATATTGAAAGATGCTAACGGAATTATTGATGTGTATTTTTAGGAAAAAAGGGGAGAGGAGATGATAATAACCCGCTCAAAGTAAGTGAGGTTTTGAGGGAGTTTGAGCGTTCTCCTCTATGCTCTCTATACGTAATTCACGTTAGAGATTTCAGAAAAGCAAGCACATCTGACAGCACATTCTTTTCTTACTTCCCCGGTTATATTATAGCTGAGAGTAGATACAAAACAATCACAAAATTAATTTGACAATTTGTTTTTCTCGACTACTTTATAAATATTTTGGAGAAATATGCAGTATAAAACCTAGTCTACGAGGTGCGAATAAAAAAGCCTTTAAAAATGACATACCAAATCATTTAAGAGCTTTATTTTGCTCAAATTCATCTATAAAGGTGCAATATTGTGAACACCTTACACCGCCAAGAAAATGACTTTTGGCAACAATCCAATCAGCCAATTCCCGAAGAACTTCCTATATTAGAAGCTAACGAATTTCTTCCTCATATTGGTAAATGGACTAGTATCGGTGGAGTAATTGTCTTCAGCATCTTTGTTGTCGCGGTGGTGCTGGCCTCTATTCTTAAGTACAAAGTGACTGTAAAAGTGCCTGCAACTATTCGCCCTGTAGGAGAATTAAAGCTTGTACAGTCTCTAATTAGCGGCAAAATTATCAAGGTTGATGTTGCAGAAAATCAAACCGTAGCTGAAGGACAACCGATCGCCTATATTGATAATTCTCGCCTACAAACCCAAAAAAGCCAGTTACAGAACGTCATCCAGCAAAGTCAACTACAACTTAGTAACATTGATACTCAGTTAAAACAACTTGATACGCAAATTGCAGCCCAGATTAACTTAAATTACCGTACAGCCATAGCTGCACAAGCTGAACTCAGTGGTACGCAACGCAACTATGTAGACCAACAAGTAAAAGCGGCGGCGGAGATGACACAAGCACAATCAGCCTTGACTTTAGCCAAGGTACAAAAAGACCGCTTACAACGGGAAAAGCTATTAACTGCAACAGTACGGGAAACAGAAGCCGCTTTAAGCCTCGCTAGAGCGCAAAGCGATCGCTTACAGCGAGAAAACCTGTTAAAAACCACTATACAAGAAGCCGAAACCGCCTGGAAACTTGCAAAAGCACAACGCGATCGCCTGCAACAAGACAATGTATTAACTGCTACTATCCAAGAAGCCCAAGCCGCCTTGACTTTAGCCCAAGTCCAACGCGATAGACTGCAACCGATAGTAGCATCGGGTGCGATCGCGCGTAACTTTATTGAGGAAAAAGAACAAGCTGTCATTTCCGCTCAAGCCAAACTAGCAGAGGCTAAAACTAATGCTAAAAACCTTCAAGAAGAAAAAGAACAAGCTGTCATTTCCGCCCAGGCGAAGCTAGAACAAGCCAAAGCTAACGTCAAAAATCTGCTTGAAGAAAAAGACCAAGCTGTCATTTCTGCCCAGGCGAAGCTAGAACAAGCCAAAGCTAACGCCAAAAATCTACTTGAAGAAAAAGACCAAGCCTTAATAGTCGCCCAAACAAATCTGGAAAAGGCGAGGACAGCCATGAATCCTAGCGATGCAAGTGTGACGGTAGCATCGCAACGAATTAAACAAGAACAAGCAAGAGGGGAAGCCTCCTTAGCAGCATTGAAAAAAGAGAAAGAAACTCTACTGCAACAACGCCTAGAATTTCAAAAACAACTTGATAGAACTCGTAAAGACTTACAACAAACAGAAAACGACCTGAATCAGAGTGTGATTCGCGCCCCGATTGCGGGTACAGTGTTGCAATTAAACCTGCGTAACCCTGGCCAAGTAGTGCAACCAAGTGAAGCGATCGCTCAGATTGCGCCTATCAATGCTCCCATCCAGATTAAAGCCAATGTACCAGCCCAAGATATCAGCAAAATTAAATCTGGTCAACAAGTGCAGATGCGAGTTTCAGCTTGCCCCTACCCAGATTACGGCACTCTTAAAGGCACAGTCAAAACAATAGCAGCAGATGCTCTACCAGTAGCTAGTAATAACCCCCAAGGTTCGGTTACTAAAGCTACAGCTTATGAAGTAATTGTAGAACCACAAA
Above is a genomic segment from Nostoc sp. MS1 containing:
- a CDS encoding HlyD family efflux transporter periplasmic adaptor subunit, whose amino-acid sequence is MNTLHRQENDFWQQSNQPIPEELPILEANEFLPHIGKWTSIGGVIVFSIFVVAVVLASILKYKVTVKVPATIRPVGELKLVQSLISGKIIKVDVAENQTVAEGQPIAYIDNSRLQTQKSQLQNVIQQSQLQLSNIDTQLKQLDTQIAAQINLNYRTAIAAQAELSGTQRNYVDQQVKAAAEMTQAQSALTLAKVQKDRLQREKLLTATVRETEAALSLARAQSDRLQRENLLKTTIQEAETAWKLAKAQRDRLQQDNVLTATIQEAQAALTLAQVQRDRLQPIVASGAIARNFIEEKEQAVISAQAKLAEAKTNAKNLQEEKEQAVISAQAKLEQAKANVKNLLEEKDQAVISAQAKLEQAKANAKNLLEEKDQALIVAQTNLEKARTAMNPSDASVTVASQRIKQEQARGEASLAALKKEKETLLQQRLEFQKQLDRTRKDLQQTENDLNQSVIRAPIAGTVLQLNLRNPGQVVQPSEAIAQIAPINAPIQIKANVPAQDISKIKSGQQVQMRVSACPYPDYGTLKGTVKTIAADALPVASNNPQGSVTKATAYEVIVEPQTLYVGRGDKQCQLKAGMEGKANIISREETILKFILRKARLIADL